The Flammeovirga yaeyamensis genome segment CTTTTTGTTAAAGTAGATAAGTAATAATGTTAAACGAAAATAGTCAATTGGTTCATTCAAATACATATTTTGTTGAAGATTGCTAAAAAAGTAATATAAACTTCTTTGTATTTTCTAATTTATTGAATGGCTTAAGGTCATAATAAAAAACGGCTTCATAGATTTATACATCTACAAAGCCGTCATTTTTTAAAGTAATTACTTAGTATAACTTCTTTTCCATTCTCACAAACAAGATCCCTTTACGAATAAACGAAGTGTCTGTTTGTTTTAATCCTTCTCTTTCATACAATATTGTGGCCGAAGCTCGAGCATTACACCAAAGTAGTTTTGCTCCTCTACCTTTTGCGATATCAATTACTTTTTCTAAAAGCATTGCTCCGTATCCCTTTCCTTGTTCTTCTATTAATGTGGCGAATTTTCTGAACTGTACATTCTTGTCTTCGTCCATGAATAAAGAAATCACTGAAGTTAATTGATCACCGACAAATAAACCTAAGTGTTGTCCTTTGTCATCATCAGGGATTTTCACATACGACAAAGGTTCATTAGGCCACATTACTTTATGTCGAATGGCCCAAGTTTGAGCCGCATTTATTTCTTTTATTTCAACATTCATACTTCAAAAAAAGCGACTAAAAAGCCGCTTTACAAATTCTTTAATATTTTTCACAAAATAGTGAATTTAGAAAGCAAATTCTATTCTAAGTACCCAAGGTGAATTGTAATAAGAGGTATCACTGTCCCAAGATAAATCATACAACGCAATAATGTTCGCAGCTCCTCTTTCTCCTAGTCTTTGAGAAACACCACCACCAATTAAGAATTGATCTTGCCATTGTCTTTCAGTATATAAAGTATTGCTTCGTGCATCGTAACTTTCTATTCTTTCATAACTAAAGCCATAATATTCTACCTGAGGAAAAATAGTTAATCCATTACTAACATCAATTAAATATCTTGCAAATGGACGAATACCATAATTATGAGTCTCATAGTTAGTACCATAAACAGGGAAGTCTTTTTGTCTGTAATATTCATATACTAATCCCATACCTACATGAAAATTTTCTGTAGCTTTAAAACCAACCATTGGTGATACCAAGATTCTTGTGTAGCGGTTAGAAAATCCTAATCCAAGGCCACCACCAAAAAACATACGATCTCTTAGAGATCCTCCATTATTATTTTGTTGTTTTAAAGCATCTACTTCTTGTTGAGTGGGTTCTTTCAATTGCTTTTGATCTTCCTCTTTCTTTTCTCCAGAGTCGTCTACATAGTTATAGGTCTGAGCAGAAACAGCAATAGAACAAAATAATGCAAAAAATAAAGCAATTGCTTTCATTAAATTTTTCATCTTAGGCGTATATGTTAATTTTATAAGATTCTTGGCTAAGCTTGAACTATAACCATGAACTATTATACAAATTAAGAAAAAAATAACAGTATATAAATATAATGATCGATCAATCTAAGGATTATTCTAATGATCCCTCTTACAAGACACTAAAAAGAATTAGCGGTATTATGGATGAGGCTATCAAAATACCTGGAACACGGTTTACTGTGGGTGCAGATGCACTTATTGGATTTGTTCCTGTTGTAGGTGATACGGTCTCTGTAGCCATCTCAGGAATTGCCTTATTTACCGTTGCTAGGAACGGTTTACCCTACCGTTTAATTATGGCAATGGCATTTAATTTATTGATTGATTATTTGATTGGATTAGTACCTGCATTAGGGGATGTTTTGGATATTTTTTATAGAGCAAACCGAAACAATTTGAAACTTATTGAGGGATACTATGAGAAAAATCCTCAGGCGATAAATCAAGTCAATAAAAGTTCAACAGGTTTGATCGTTTTTACCGCTTTCATCTTTTTGATATTGACGGCAATAATTGTAACGATTGGCTACTTTGTGAAAAGCATTATTTGGCAAACGTTTGGTTGGAGCTAAAGATCCAACAAATATTCCACAAGAACATAAACGTTCGTATAAGGTTCTCTTTCATGAAATTTTAGATGAGAGAGAACTCCTCTTTCAAATACTTCTTCCATTTTTCTCGCTCTATTTATAGCCAAAGGTGTGGTCTCTTTTAACTGTTGATAGTTCTTCCCGTTCTTATGATACCTCGGCACATAATTCTGTTGAATATGTTTGATGACATTCCCACATTTTAAAAAGTGTTTGTTGACATCAAGGTCTTCGTAATGAAGCAAGAACCATATTTCAAAACATATATTTGATATGATCACTCGGATATCATTTTCCCCTGCCATCAATATCACTTCTTCGATATGTTTGTGGTAATCTCGATCAAAAACCAGCCATATGGTTTCATAAGGATTTCCTTTGGTAAGTGCTCTTTTCTTTTTGATAATGGCTTCTCTCACCAATCCTAATGGAGAATGACTTTTTGGTTGATATACTTCTACATCAACAGCCGTTAAATACCGTTTTTTTGAGGCATCCTGCTTTAAACTATTAAAATAGTTTGGCTCTGTTTTCGCTCCCTCGCAGAGGATCAAAACTCTTTGCCTTAATGCTCTGGTTTTATCTCTTCTCCTATTCCTCATTATCACCTCCTACATTAAAATCGAAATCCAAACCAAACGGATTAATTGCTGGCGTACCTCCAAATTTTCCGGTTAAATACCATTCCTCCAAAGGCAATTCTTTCTTTAAATTGGGTACATCAGAAACAGATGATATTTCAGTAATCCCTTCCTCTGATCTCTCTGAAATGAAAACCTGATCAAAACGAAATAAGTCGTTATTTAATAAAGAAGCATCATGGGTAGAAAAAATCAACTGAGCCCTTTTTGGATTCGTTCTTGGATTATGAAACAGCTTGATCAATGCTCTTGTTAAGTGAGGATGCATACTCTGATCCAACTCGTCTATAGCCAATGTGTCCCCAGCTTCTAATACTCTTAAAATTAATCCTCCTAAAGCCACTAGTTTTCTTGTGCCTATGGATTCCTCTTTTAAATCAAATAATATGGGTTGATCGTCTTCTGAATCTTCTGAATGATGTATTGTTTTAATCTGAAACCTTCTCCTACCTTCAAATAGTCCCATCATTTCCGAATCTTCCTGAACAACATCAATTCCTTTAATACCGGTATCAGCATTATTGACCAATTGGGTTAAATTATTGAGGAATCTTCCTGTTTCGTCGTTATTAATATGCTTGGCAATACCTTGCAAGAGGGCATCATCGTACACTGATTTATATAAAATATAAGCTCTTAAATGACTTTTAAAAAAGCCCCAAGGTGCTTCTAATTGCTGTAAACCTAATTGGGCACCTTTAGCCAATAGTAACTGATAGGGCATCACATGACGGGCAATCGACTGCTTATCGCCCTTCATTTTTTTACCAAAAACAACAGGCATATTTTCAGTTCTCTCAAACAATTTGACCCTTCTTTGTTTTGGATAGGAATACAATGCTTCTCTTGTGATACTTTCGGCATCCCTAGATAGTTCATATTCGTATTGAACGCCGTCTAAGGCGATAAATCGGATATAAAATTCTGTGGGCAGTTCTCTTGATAATCGATCTAATCTGAAAGGAACATAGGCTTTTGCTCCTTCTCCAATGGCACTATCATGACCTTCCTGAACCATCACAGATAGTGCTTCTAACGCTCTTAATAAATTACTTTTTCCTGATGCATTTGCCCCAAAAACAACTGCTGAAGCTAATGTTTCTGTCTGTGGGTAATTTTTATGCATCAGCAACCTGTTCTCACATGTGTGTTTTCTTACTCTTGAGGAAGGTAATAGCGATAGTACTTGTTCGTTTTTGATTGACCTAAAGTTGGTCACAGAAAATTCGATTAACATATGTCTCTAGGGTTGTTGATATGCTTCATCGAATATACAAAAAATAAAGGGGATTGTTATTGAGTTCACGATATCAACCATGCCCCCAACAACAATCCCCAATAACTCGAGAGTGCTCTTTAGACTAATTCACCTAATAAAGTACCACCCGTACAATCGTGAACTTTCACCATTGCATAAGTGCCAATTTGAGCATCTCCTTTAGGGAAAACGATCACCTTATTGGCTGAGTTTCTACCTTGGAAATGTTCGTTCGAACGTTTAGAATAACCTTCGATCAATACTTTTTGCGTCTGACCAACATTCAGTGCATTACGCTCAGCAGCGTGCTGACGTTGTAATGTTACGACTTCTTGAAGACGACGTTTTTTCACTTCCAATGGAATATCGTCTTCTAGTTTTTTCTCTGCTAAAGTACCCGGACGTTCCGAATAGAAGAACATGTAACTGAAATCGAATTTTACATATTCCATTAACGATAAAGTATCTTGGTGTTCTTCTTCTGTTTCAGAACAGAAACCTGTAATCATATCAGAAGAGACACCACATTCGTCGCCGAATATTTCTCTAATTTTATCGATTCTATTGATGTACCATTCTCTTGTATAGGTACGGTTCATCAAATCCAATACTCTTGTGTTACCCGACTGTACCGGAAGGTGAATAAACTTACAGATGTTTTCATACTTCTTCATTGTATAAAGTACCTCATCTGTAATATCCTTAGGGTGAGATGTCGAGAAACGAACACGTAGATCTGGAGAAACTTGTGCAACCATTTCTAATAGGTTGGCAAAGTTCACTACCTCTTCTATTTCGTCGGTTTTCTCTTTCTTCTCTAATCGAGCTTTATTATTTTCTTCGTCCGACCATTTGTAAGAATCAACATTCTGACCTAACAGTGTTACTTCTTTATATCCTTGATCGAACAATTCTTGTGCTTCTTTTACAATAGAATGCGGATCTCTAGAACGTTCTCTACCTCTAGTAAATGGCACCACGCAGAAAGTACACATGTTGTCGCAACCTCTCATAATAGAGATCATTGCAGTAATACCATTCGAGTTTAGACGTACTGGAGCAATATCAGCGTATGTTTCGTCTCTCGACAAGAATACGTTGACACCTTTATCGCCTTCATCTACATCGCCCACTAACTTTGGAAGGTCACGGTAAGAATCGGGTCCAGCCACGATATCTACCATTTTCTCTTCTTCTAAAAGCTGTGTTTTCAAACGTTCGGCCATACAACCAAGAACACCGATAATCATACCCGGCTTTCTTTTCTTGATTTTATTAAAAACCGTCAGTCTTTTTCTTACCGTTTGTTCTGCTTTTTCACGAATAGAACACGTATTTAAGAAAACAAGATCTGCTTCCTCTACATCCTTTGTGGTACCAAAGTTATTCTCTTGCATTACTGAAGCCACAATCTCCGAATCAGAGAAGTTCATTTGACAACCGTAACTCTCGATGTAAAGTTTTCGCTGACCTTCTTTGGCCGTATCTTCTGTGACTTTTACCTCACAAGAGACCGCTTTTTGATCAATATCATCTCCTACAAGATTGATATCCTTAATTAAATCGCTCATTACTTTAGGAATTTAAGACAGAAGGTTGAGGATTTTCAGTCCTCCTATTTCTGAGCTTAATGATTCATTATTTGTTAAACGAGGACAATTCTTTTGATGCGTTCCGAATCGACATCAAATACTCGCCCTGCCAATAAGTGTTTGACTTGCAAAAGTAATACATCAAATAATAATCGGCAATAATGTTTAGAATTGATTGGTTTTCAAGCGTCTATCAAATAACTACTTCAGCAAGTTTGGCTCATTTATTATAGGTCTAAAATTCACCTAATTAAGGGGTATATTTGTCAATAAATGCGAATTGATGTAACCTTTTGATATGTACATACAATAAATTAGTTAACATTGATTAACGAGGTTGATAATATAGTGTAAATTGAACAATTTGTGTATGCTTAACTATGATCTAAATAAATCGATCAAAGTCAATTATTATGAACCTCGAATTGACTTAAACTACTGAATTTAAACTTTACTAATCACTTGACTTCTATAAATAGAAACATATTATTATTGTGTGCGGTTATACTTCCAAATTTACTTCACGCACAATTACATAGGATGAACCTTCATGCATGGCCTACACATCATGCCCCAAAAGTGGATGGTGTTTTGGATGATGAGGTGTGGAAGGATCCTTTAAATATGACGAATCTGACCGCTAGTTTAAATGGGCATTACTTAAACGATGACGAGTCTAAAAAATATTACTATGAAGGTCATTTTACTCAAAACTGGCCAAATAACAACGAAAAATCGTCTCAAAAAACTAGGGTGCAAGTAGCTTATGATGATTACGCTATTTACATCATGGCACAAATGTATGATACAGCCCCAGATTCTATTCGTACCAATTTAGGTGGACGTGATTCAGGATCGGGTGCTGCAGATTCTTTTATTGTTTCTTTTGATACTTATAACAAACAACAAGACTGTTTTGAGTTTGAAGTGACTGCCTCAGGAGTACAATCTGATAGAATTCGAGGTACCTCTGGTTGGGACGGCAACTGGAATGAAGTATGGTCTTCTGCTGTTCAAAAAAATGAAGAAGGATGGGCATGTGAAATTGCTATTCCTTATAGAGCTTTGAGAATGCCTAATGCTAAAGAACAAGTTTGGGGTATCAACTTTGGACGTGTCATTCGCAGATATAACGAAACTTCTTTTTGGAATAATGTTGATGCTGAAAAACAAGGTTACGTAAATCAGTTTGGCTCTTTAAGAGGATTATATGATATCAAACCTCCATTACGTTTAACGTTATCTCCTTATGTAAGTAATGTTGTAGTGGGTAAGCAAGGTTCTTCTAAAGTAGCCAATACATTTTCTGGTGGAGCCGATCTAAAATTGGGCTTGGGACAAAGCTTTACATTAGATGTTAGTTTAGTTCCTGATTTTTCTCAAGTACAAGCAGATAACGAGGTACTCAACCTTTCTGCTTTTGAAGTTCGATTCGGTGAATTCCGAAACTTCTTCACTCAAGGCACTACGATATTCAACCGTTGGAATCAATTTTACTCAAGAAGGATTGGACAAAACCATAATGCTCCTTCTGATGACCTCCTGAGAGAAAACGAAGAGTACAGATATAAACCTACAGATGCACCTTTGATCAATTCTATCAAATTAACTGGTAGAACTGAAAAAGGCCTTGGGGTTGGTATTCTTAATTCAGTTACCAATTCTACTTTTGGTATTATAGAAGATACATTATCAGGTACAACAAGAACTGTTGATGCCGATCCTGTCACCAACTTTAATATTCTGGCTATCGATCAGAACCTTCCTAATAACTCAACTATTGGTGTTATCAATACAAACGTTTATAGAGGTGAAGGATACAAAAATTCCAATGTCACAACGGCACATACGAATTTATACGATAGAAATAATCGTTTTCAATTTAGAGCTATGGGTGCTTTAAGTCAGGAATTCTTTGCTGATGAAGTGAATGAACAAGGTGTTACTACAGAAAATGCACATACAGTGTTAGGACATCGATTTGATATCGCACATGCTAAAGTTTCTGGTAATTGGAGATATTGGCTATCTACAAATGTGGAGTCAGATACATACAATCCGAATGACTTAGGCTTTAATGGATCGAACAACGCCATTAACTTCCGTGCAAATACCCAATGGAATCAGTTTAAAGCCAGAGGCATTTATCAAAGATTTTGGGGTAGAATAGGTTACGACGAAGATTATTTATACAACCCTCAAGTTTTTACAAAAAGACGTGTTTGGGTAGATGGTGATATGCTTTTCAAGAACTTTTGGAGTGTTTATGCCAACGCCTCAATTACTCCAGGTATGAGTTACGATTACTTTGATCCTAGAGAAGAAGGGTACCGTTTTAAACGTTATCAATCTCATGATGCCGGCGTGACAGTAAGTTCAAACGGTAGTAAAAAATATTCTATCAGTATTAGAGCCTCTGTATGGCAAAGACCAGAGTTTAATCAGCTTGATGATTATTACAGATATGGACAAACATATAGAGTAAATGATAAACTCGATCTGAATCATCAAATTTCTTGGAATAAGCAGAGAAATGAAAAAGGGTATGCCACTACATTAAAAGATGAAAACGATGATGTAGAATCTGTTATTTATGGCGACCGTGAAGTAAAGACTTTAGAAAATAATTTCTGGACTTCTTACATCTTCAACCCTAAAATGTTCTTGACTTTTAGATTGAGACATTACTGGAGAAGAGTAAATTATAACCACTTCTACGACTTATCGAAAGAAGGAGATTTATTCCCTACCGAATACGATGACATCAATGAAGATGGAGAAAAAGAACACGATGCCAACTACAACAACTTTAATGTTGAACTTACTTATAGCTGGGAGTTCTTGCCAGGTAGTTTCGTTACTGCGATGTGGAGAAATCAGTTAGGTCATAATACACACAACTCTCATTATAATTTCAGAGAGAACATCGACGAACTTTGGAAAGAACCTCAAGTAAATACTTTGTCAGTAAGATTAATGTATTTCTTGGATTACCAACAGGTGAAGAAAGGATTAAAGAGAATGTAATTTTATCGCGTAAAATTATATACACAACAGCCTCAGATTTCTCTGAGGCTGTTTTTTTTACTCTACTGGTAACTTTAGATAAAAATTATCATCAGATGATTCAATCCATTCTCTCAAGTATGCCCTATGTCTATTTAATTGTTTAGTATAATTGGCATCTTTTGATAGGTTTTTCAATTCTCCAGGGTCATTTTTGATATCAAATAATTGCTCTCTATTTTCCCCTTTATCAAATATGAAATACTTATAATCTTCTGAAACAACCATTCTACCTATATAAGGAGTTTTATCTTCATTAGTAAAACCTGGCTGAATCATTTCTGAAATAACATAATCTCTATTGATCATTTCATTAGTATCGATCACTTTTGATAAGTCTTTTCCCAATCGATCTTCAGCATCAATTTCTGCTAATGAACAAATAGTAGTATATAGATCTAAACCACTATTTACCAATGTCTTTTTATCTATTATTCCTTTTTTAATTTTCCCTTTCCATGAAATTATAAAAGGGACATTAATAGATTCTTCATAAAATGTCATTTTTTGATTCCACTGATGTGCGGCATGACCGTCTCCATGATCTGCTGTATAGAAGATAATAGTATTATCTAACTTGCCCTCCTTTTCTAGTGTATTCACTAAATTATAAACATGACGATCTACCATTTCTACTAATCGATCATAACCATACATATACTGTCTCCATTCTTTTTCTTTCCAATAGGCAACAGGATGTTTTCTGTACATTTTCATGTCGGTGGAATCTGGACTTCGTCGAACGTAAAAACCTTCAGCTTCATCCTTAGGGATTTCAAAATTATCAGGTAATGGAGGACATTGATCTAAAGGAACATTATGATTCACAGGTTCATCGTGATATTTATCTTTTAGATTTGATATTTTCCTAGCTAACCCACAACAATCGTGAGGATTAAGGTAAGAAGTCACCATAAAAAATGGCTTATTGTGTTTCTTTTTCACAAAGTTCACCGATAAATTTTGAGTTTCTTTATCTCTTCTAGAATCTTTATAAGTATCGAAACCATGCCACTCTTCTGTTGATTTCATTTTAGTAGATGCTACATGCCATTTCCCAAAAAAGGCTGTCTCATACCCATTGTTTTTCATTTTATGACCTATCGATTCATAAGATGTGGTCATTTCAGAACTTTTACTTGGCATTACACCAGTGATCATTGCTGCTCTTGATGCCATACAAACTGGGTAAGCACAGTATCCTCTTGTAAATGTTACTCCATGATCTGCCAATTTATCAATTCCAGGAGTATTTAAATATGGATACCCTGTTTGTGTCATAAATTTCCCAGAATGCTGATCTGTGATAATCACCAAAATATTAGGTTTATCCTGAGCAACTGAAAAAAATGGCAACAGTAATACTATAAATTGAATTATTAATTTCTTCATTTCTTATCAGATTCAAATGTTCGACTCTTGATCAAAAGATTGAATT includes the following:
- a CDS encoding GNAT family N-acetyltransferase, producing MNVEIKEINAAQTWAIRHKVMWPNEPLSYVKIPDDDKGQHLGLFVGDQLTSVISLFMDEDKNVQFRKFATLIEEQGKGYGAMLLEKVIDIAKGRGAKLLWCNARASATILYEREGLKQTDTSFIRKGILFVRMEKKLY
- a CDS encoding large conductance mechanosensitive channel protein MscL, yielding MKNLMKAIALFFALFCSIAVSAQTYNYVDDSGEKKEEDQKQLKEPTQQEVDALKQQNNNGGSLRDRMFFGGGLGLGFSNRYTRILVSPMVGFKATENFHVGMGLVYEYYRQKDFPVYGTNYETHNYGIRPFARYLIDVSNGLTIFPQVEYYGFSYERIESYDARSNTLYTERQWQDQFLIGGGVSQRLGERGAANIIALYDLSWDSDTSYYNSPWVLRIEFAF
- a CDS encoding DUF4112 domain-containing protein, encoding MIDQSKDYSNDPSYKTLKRISGIMDEAIKIPGTRFTVGADALIGFVPVVGDTVSVAISGIALFTVARNGLPYRLIMAMAFNLLIDYLIGLVPALGDVLDIFYRANRNNLKLIEGYYEKNPQAINQVNKSSTGLIVFTAFIFLILTAIIVTIGYFVKSIIWQTFGWS
- a CDS encoding RloB family protein, coding for MRNRRRDKTRALRQRVLILCEGAKTEPNYFNSLKQDASKKRYLTAVDVEVYQPKSHSPLGLVREAIIKKKRALTKGNPYETIWLVFDRDYHKHIEEVILMAGENDIRVIISNICFEIWFLLHYEDLDVNKHFLKCGNVIKHIQQNYVPRYHKNGKNYQQLKETTPLAINRARKMEEVFERGVLSHLKFHEREPYTNVYVLVEYLLDL
- a CDS encoding AAA family ATPase, with the translated sequence MLIEFSVTNFRSIKNEQVLSLLPSSRVRKHTCENRLLMHKNYPQTETLASAVVFGANASGKSNLLRALEALSVMVQEGHDSAIGEGAKAYVPFRLDRLSRELPTEFYIRFIALDGVQYEYELSRDAESITREALYSYPKQRRVKLFERTENMPVVFGKKMKGDKQSIARHVMPYQLLLAKGAQLGLQQLEAPWGFFKSHLRAYILYKSVYDDALLQGIAKHINNDETGRFLNNLTQLVNNADTGIKGIDVVQEDSEMMGLFEGRRRFQIKTIHHSEDSEDDQPILFDLKEESIGTRKLVALGGLILRVLEAGDTLAIDELDQSMHPHLTRALIKLFHNPRTNPKRAQLIFSTHDASLLNNDLFRFDQVFISERSEEGITEISSVSDVPNLKKELPLEEWYLTGKFGGTPAINPFGLDFDFNVGGDNEE
- the miaB gene encoding tRNA (N6-isopentenyl adenosine(37)-C2)-methylthiotransferase MiaB, yielding MSDLIKDINLVGDDIDQKAVSCEVKVTEDTAKEGQRKLYIESYGCQMNFSDSEIVASVMQENNFGTTKDVEEADLVFLNTCSIREKAEQTVRKRLTVFNKIKKRKPGMIIGVLGCMAERLKTQLLEEEKMVDIVAGPDSYRDLPKLVGDVDEGDKGVNVFLSRDETYADIAPVRLNSNGITAMISIMRGCDNMCTFCVVPFTRGRERSRDPHSIVKEAQELFDQGYKEVTLLGQNVDSYKWSDEENNKARLEKKEKTDEIEEVVNFANLLEMVAQVSPDLRVRFSTSHPKDITDEVLYTMKKYENICKFIHLPVQSGNTRVLDLMNRTYTREWYINRIDKIREIFGDECGVSSDMITGFCSETEEEHQDTLSLMEYVKFDFSYMFFYSERPGTLAEKKLEDDIPLEVKKRRLQEVVTLQRQHAAERNALNVGQTQKVLIEGYSKRSNEHFQGRNSANKVIVFPKGDAQIGTYAMVKVHDCTGGTLLGELV
- a CDS encoding DUF5916 domain-containing protein; amino-acid sequence: MNLHAWPTHHAPKVDGVLDDEVWKDPLNMTNLTASLNGHYLNDDESKKYYYEGHFTQNWPNNNEKSSQKTRVQVAYDDYAIYIMAQMYDTAPDSIRTNLGGRDSGSGAADSFIVSFDTYNKQQDCFEFEVTASGVQSDRIRGTSGWDGNWNEVWSSAVQKNEEGWACEIAIPYRALRMPNAKEQVWGINFGRVIRRYNETSFWNNVDAEKQGYVNQFGSLRGLYDIKPPLRLTLSPYVSNVVVGKQGSSKVANTFSGGADLKLGLGQSFTLDVSLVPDFSQVQADNEVLNLSAFEVRFGEFRNFFTQGTTIFNRWNQFYSRRIGQNHNAPSDDLLRENEEYRYKPTDAPLINSIKLTGRTEKGLGVGILNSVTNSTFGIIEDTLSGTTRTVDADPVTNFNILAIDQNLPNNSTIGVINTNVYRGEGYKNSNVTTAHTNLYDRNNRFQFRAMGALSQEFFADEVNEQGVTTENAHTVLGHRFDIAHAKVSGNWRYWLSTNVESDTYNPNDLGFNGSNNAINFRANTQWNQFKARGIYQRFWGRIGYDEDYLYNPQVFTKRRVWVDGDMLFKNFWSVYANASITPGMSYDYFDPREEGYRFKRYQSHDAGVTVSSNGSKKYSISIRASVWQRPEFNQLDDYYRYGQTYRVNDKLDLNHQISWNKQRNEKGYATTLKDENDDVESVIYGDREVKTLENNFWTSYIFNPKMFLTFRLRHYWRRVNYNHFYDLSKEGDLFPTEYDDINEDGEKEHDANYNNFNVELTYSWEFLPGSFVTAMWRNQLGHNTHNSHYNFRENIDELWKEPQVNTLSVRLMYFLDYQQVKKGLKRM
- a CDS encoding sulfatase family protein, giving the protein MKKLIIQFIVLLLPFFSVAQDKPNILVIITDQHSGKFMTQTGYPYLNTPGIDKLADHGVTFTRGYCAYPVCMASRAAMITGVMPSKSSEMTTSYESIGHKMKNNGYETAFFGKWHVASTKMKSTEEWHGFDTYKDSRRDKETQNLSVNFVKKKHNKPFFMVTSYLNPHDCCGLARKISNLKDKYHDEPVNHNVPLDQCPPLPDNFEIPKDEAEGFYVRRSPDSTDMKMYRKHPVAYWKEKEWRQYMYGYDRLVEMVDRHVYNLVNTLEKEGKLDNTIIFYTADHGDGHAAHQWNQKMTFYEESINVPFIISWKGKIKKGIIDKKTLVNSGLDLYTTICSLAEIDAEDRLGKDLSKVIDTNEMINRDYVISEMIQPGFTNEDKTPYIGRMVVSEDYKYFIFDKGENREQLFDIKNDPGELKNLSKDANYTKQLNRHRAYLREWIESSDDNFYLKLPVE